TTTTTCGGGAAAAGTACATTACGGCAGCAAGTATCGCAAACAAACCAATACTTCCGACCAACAAAGCATAATCTTCCAGTTGGATGATGACGAAGATAAAGGCATATACGGTCGAAAGTGAGGCGCAGATAAAAAAGGCCCGCTTCGGTTGCCGCAATATCGACAGTGAATACAGCGAGATCAACACCACCACCGCCACCGCCGCGATGCTGTAGGCGAAGGAAAAACTACTATGCTCGGTGATCGAGATCAACAACGTATAGAACATCACCAGGGCAATACCGATCATCGCATATTGGAAGAGGTGGATGCCAATCTTGTTGATGGTCTGCATAAGGAAAAATACCAAAAAAGTAAGGCCAATCACAAGGAAACCGTATTTACTGGCACGATCGTTCTGCAGGTATTCGTCCACCGGCACCACGAAATCCACCCCAAAGGCATACGGATCGAGGTTGGGCAGCGACCCGAAGTAATGGGAAGAGAACGGACGGCTGACCGGCAGCACTTTCCAATCGGCCACAAATCCTGTTGAGGCATTGATGGTGCGCTCGGCCGGAATGAAATTCCCCTGGAACCCCGGTGTCTTCCAATCGGATGCCATCGAAACGGTTGTCGTGCGACCCACCGGCACAAACCGGATCTGGTTCGCCCCGTTATACGTAATGTGGAAAGAGAAGTCCGTATGATCGTGTTGCAGGAAGTCCGCCCCGATATAGCCCGTTTCCAAACGGCTCAACACGTCAGCCTCCTGCGCCATCGTCGGCGCCAGCCCAAACGAACGGTCACCCCACGTGATCGAAAGTTCGTTCCGGATGCCTTTCAGGTCGGTCGTGCAAAGCAACAGGGTGGCCTGATCCCATTGAAACGACTTGTCAGCGCTGTCCGTCGCCGATAATGACGGGCGTGAAAAACTACCTTTGAACGTCATATGGGCCGTATATACAATCGATTCATAATTACCGCGGCTCCGTCGTTGGGTATCGGCCTTCGATAGGTTGTCAAGCCGGTCCGGGAAAAAGTAGGCCGTCTTCTTTTCGATATGTTCGATTAATGACTCCTTTTTCGTGGTCGGATCCATGCGTTTTTCGGTGGAACGCTCGGTGTAGGGCACCTTCAAAACCGGGCCGTATACCGTCACACTGTCGCCCCATTTCTGGGTAATTTCTTTCGCCACCTCCCGCTGTCGTTCGGTGCGTTCAAAGATCAGGTTGCGCACCAACTGCAACGGAATCAGCAGGAACAGGCTCAGGAAGCCGACCATCAGTAGCCGGGCAGTCGTCGTTTGGAAGAACGGGGTGTTGTCGTACGTTTTCGGAGGATTTTCCATATTGAAAAGAGTTTGTGGATTACGGATGTAAAGGTTGAAGCGCCAGTTGTGCGCGAATGGCATGCAGCGGCTGGTCCAGCAATGGCGCGAAGTCGAGGGAATGGAAGCGGTGCGCCTTCCGTCCTTTTCGATAGGCCGCCCGGAAGAAACCGAAGT
This genomic interval from Flavobacterium sp. HJ-32-4 contains the following:
- the creD gene encoding cell envelope integrity protein CreD, producing the protein MENPPKTYDNTPFFQTTTARLLMVGFLSLFLLIPLQLVRNLIFERTERQREVAKEITQKWGDSVTVYGPVLKVPYTERSTEKRMDPTTKKESLIEHIEKKTAYFFPDRLDNLSKADTQRRSRGNYESIVYTAHMTFKGSFSRPSLSATDSADKSFQWDQATLLLCTTDLKGIRNELSITWGDRSFGLAPTMAQEADVLSRLETGYIGADFLQHDHTDFSFHITYNGANQIRFVPVGRTTTVSMASDWKTPGFQGNFIPAERTINASTGFVADWKVLPVSRPFSSHYFGSLPNLDPYAFGVDFVVPVDEYLQNDRASKYGFLVIGLTFLVFFLMQTINKIGIHLFQYAMIGIALVMFYTLLISITEHSSFSFAYSIAAVAVVVLISLYSLSILRQPKRAFFICASLSTVYAFIFVIIQLEDYALLVGSIGLFAILAAVMYFSRKIEWKN